One window of Botrimarina mediterranea genomic DNA carries:
- a CDS encoding AMP-binding protein, with translation MSNATPPAAGFNPATQLPLPRQMLRSCARNRFRRKAVDSTGGSLTGGQALMKALVLRRLLERHVLAPDEKRVGVLLPPSTGGLVVNAALALMGRVAVNLNYSASEETINACIQAAGIRHVLTSGKVLEKLGMNLVGEIVLLESFKDKVTFGDKLAGVVGGYLTPVATLERRLGLAKIDMQDMVTIIFTSGSTGRPKGVVLTHENIVSNIRAFESAVHLDRDDVLLGILPFFHAFGYTVTLWAPLILDVAGAYHFNPLDARQVGKLCQETKATILLSTPTFLRSYIKRVEPADFATLDVVVVGAEKMPIPVADAFEKRFGVRPVEGYGATELAPVAAVNIPPTRSRTAEADLREGSIGKPLPGVRARVVDPETLVELPLETEGMLEVTGPNLMQGYLDDPDKTAEVVKDGWYITGDMARIDPDGFIYITGRQSRFSKIGGEMVPHLRVEEEIQEYLAAEDEERQLAVVTGVPDEKKGERLVVLHLPIDKTPDEIVTALRTKGLPNLWVPGTDCFLEVPELPLLGSGKLDLKGLAKVALERFGK, from the coding sequence GTGTCCAACGCCACGCCCCCCGCCGCAGGATTCAACCCCGCCACCCAGCTCCCGCTGCCTCGGCAGATGCTGCGGTCCTGCGCTCGCAATCGCTTCCGACGCAAGGCGGTTGATTCTACCGGCGGCTCACTAACGGGCGGGCAGGCGCTGATGAAGGCGCTGGTGCTGCGGCGACTGTTGGAGCGCCACGTCCTGGCGCCCGATGAGAAACGCGTTGGCGTTCTTTTGCCGCCCTCGACTGGCGGCCTTGTCGTCAACGCGGCGCTCGCGCTGATGGGTCGCGTCGCGGTGAACCTTAACTACTCCGCCTCGGAAGAGACGATCAATGCCTGCATCCAGGCGGCCGGCATCCGCCACGTCCTCACTAGCGGCAAGGTGCTCGAAAAGCTCGGCATGAATCTCGTCGGCGAGATCGTGCTGCTCGAATCTTTCAAAGACAAGGTTACTTTCGGCGACAAACTAGCGGGCGTTGTTGGCGGCTACCTCACGCCGGTGGCGACGCTCGAACGCCGGCTAGGCCTCGCCAAGATCGACATGCAGGACATGGTGACGATCATCTTCACCAGCGGCTCCACAGGCCGGCCGAAGGGCGTGGTCCTCACGCACGAGAATATCGTCTCGAACATCCGCGCGTTCGAGAGCGCGGTGCACCTCGACCGTGACGATGTCCTGCTGGGCATCCTGCCGTTCTTCCATGCCTTCGGCTACACCGTGACGCTGTGGGCGCCGCTGATCCTCGACGTGGCCGGCGCGTACCACTTCAACCCGCTCGACGCTCGGCAGGTCGGCAAGCTCTGCCAAGAGACCAAAGCGACGATCCTACTCTCGACACCGACCTTCCTGCGTTCGTACATCAAGCGAGTGGAGCCCGCGGACTTCGCGACGCTCGACGTCGTGGTCGTCGGCGCAGAGAAGATGCCGATCCCCGTTGCCGACGCGTTCGAGAAGCGCTTCGGCGTGCGTCCTGTTGAAGGCTACGGCGCGACGGAGCTCGCACCGGTCGCCGCGGTGAACATCCCGCCGACGCGTTCGCGCACCGCCGAAGCCGATCTCCGTGAAGGGAGCATCGGCAAGCCACTCCCCGGCGTGCGGGCGCGCGTCGTTGATCCCGAGACGCTCGTCGAGTTGCCGCTGGAAACGGAGGGGATGCTCGAAGTCACCGGCCCCAACCTCATGCAGGGTTACCTCGACGACCCCGACAAGACGGCGGAGGTCGTCAAGGACGGCTGGTACATCACCGGCGACATGGCCCGCATCGACCCCGACGGTTTCATCTACATCACGGGTCGCCAGAGCCGGTTCTCGAAGATCGGCGGCGAGATGGTGCCGCACCTCCGCGTCGAGGAAGAGATCCAGGAGTACCTCGCCGCCGAGGACGAAGAACGCCAACTCGCTGTCGTCACCGGGGTCCCCGACGAGAAGAAGGGTGAACGCCTCGTGGTGCTCCACCTGCCGATCGACAAAACGCCCGACGAGATCGTTACCGCCCTGAGAACCAAGGGCCTGCCGAACCTCTGGGTCCCCGGCACGGACTGCTTCCTCGAAGTGCCGGAGCTGCCGCTCTTGGGTTCCGGCAAGCTCGACCTCAAGGGCCTCGCGAAGGTGGCGCTCGAACGCTTCGGAAAGTAG
- a CDS encoding hydantoinase/oxoprolinase family protein, whose product MNADHQPSAEWLAPSDSPRWVGLDIGGANLKIADGRGRAASAAFPLWREPRGLATAITSLLANFAAPREASIALTMTGELADCYATKADGVRAIIDATLDAAEGRAVRVAAVDDRWLTCADAKESPPLVAAANWRLGARLVAGQFPKDRGVWVDIGSTTTDVIPIEDGKVIAVGANDTARLLAGELVYTGVRRTPLCAVVDRLPYRGRECPVAAEWFATTADVWLLLGQLPENPSDSGTADGRPLVRQAAVERLARCLCADRDSFDVTDGLTVARHVAAIQTAKIVGALARHDAEWAVFTGEGEFLAPQVGNNATVAATSVASGHFGTAASRSFPAHAAAVLASHELGSNL is encoded by the coding sequence ATGAACGCCGACCACCAACCATCCGCCGAGTGGCTGGCGCCGAGCGATTCGCCCCGCTGGGTCGGCCTCGACATCGGCGGCGCCAATCTCAAGATCGCCGACGGCCGCGGCCGGGCCGCGTCGGCTGCGTTCCCGCTGTGGCGAGAGCCTCGGGGGCTCGCGACGGCAATCACGTCGTTACTCGCCAACTTTGCCGCGCCGCGCGAAGCGTCCATCGCGTTGACGATGACCGGCGAACTCGCCGACTGCTACGCGACGAAGGCCGACGGCGTCCGTGCGATTATCGACGCGACGCTCGACGCCGCGGAGGGACGCGCCGTCCGCGTCGCTGCCGTCGACGACCGATGGCTTACGTGCGCCGACGCCAAAGAAAGCCCGCCGCTCGTGGCGGCGGCGAATTGGCGACTCGGCGCCAGGCTCGTCGCTGGGCAATTTCCCAAGGATCGCGGCGTTTGGGTCGATATCGGCTCGACGACTACCGACGTCATTCCGATTGAAGACGGGAAGGTGATCGCCGTCGGCGCCAACGACACCGCGCGTCTGCTGGCGGGTGAGCTCGTCTACACCGGCGTGCGGCGAACGCCCCTCTGCGCAGTGGTCGATCGGCTGCCGTACCGCGGGCGCGAATGTCCCGTCGCCGCCGAGTGGTTCGCGACGACCGCCGACGTGTGGCTCCTGCTCGGACAGTTGCCTGAGAATCCTAGCGACAGCGGGACCGCTGATGGCCGACCGCTGGTTCGACAAGCGGCCGTGGAGAGACTCGCCCGCTGCCTCTGCGCCGACCGCGACAGCTTTGACGTGACCGACGGTTTGACGGTGGCTCGACACGTCGCCGCGATCCAAACCGCAAAGATCGTCGGCGCCCTCGCCCGGCATGACGCCGAGTGGGCCGTCTTCACCGGAGAAGGAGAGTTCTTGGCCCCGCAGGTCGGCAACAACGCCACCGTCGCGGCGACGTCGGTCGCTTCCGGCCACTTCGGCACCGCAGCGAGTCGCTCCTTCCCGGCCCACGCCGCGGCGGTGCTAGCTTCGCACGAGTTGGGGTCCAACCTATGA
- a CDS encoding VOC family protein, which yields MTPAGYTTVSPYLIVTDAPAHQRFLQTVLGAELIRSMPREDGSVMHSELQIGDSLVMLADATEGWPASPAHLHVFVDDVDAVYAQALASGAKEVMPPVQKGDTDKRGGFLLNGVTWWVATRVE from the coding sequence ATGACGCCTGCTGGTTACACGACGGTTTCGCCGTACCTGATCGTTACCGACGCGCCTGCTCACCAGCGGTTCTTGCAGACGGTCCTTGGCGCCGAGCTGATCCGTAGCATGCCGCGCGAAGACGGCAGCGTGATGCACTCGGAACTACAGATCGGCGACTCTCTGGTGATGCTCGCCGACGCGACCGAGGGTTGGCCCGCGTCGCCGGCGCATCTGCATGTCTTTGTGGACGATGTCGACGCGGTGTACGCGCAAGCTCTTGCCTCGGGAGCTAAGGAGGTCATGCCGCCGGTCCAGAAAGGCGACACCGACAAACGCGGCGGCTTCCTCTTGAACGGCGTTACTTGGTGGGTGGCGACCCGCGTCGAATGA
- a CDS encoding PEP-CTERM sorting domain-containing protein (PEP-CTERM proteins occur, often in large numbers, in the proteomes of bacteria that also encode an exosortase, a predicted intramembrane cysteine proteinase. The presence of a PEP-CTERM domain at a protein's C-terminus predicts cleavage within the sorting domain, followed by covalent anchoring to some some component of the (usually Gram-negative) cell surface. Many PEP-CTERM proteins exhibit an unusual sequence composition that includes large numbers of potential glycosylation sites. Expression of one such protein has been shown restore the ability of a bacterium to form floc, a type of biofilm.), producing MMNLKTHTLCWALLVATAAVGEAATMNWGDKTTAGSDVVFLQVTEDNDEPSTVFAPAATGPSVSGNMLVFNPVNFQSQANNGADLIDSTLSTTIQAKPGATIDSISVDEFGDYTLGGLSGYDALASVGAAFFWRVTEVDGAPVSLSTQVASMTFTGGGMYERPADDGTAVPWTGNVVLDVAAYLLSQGISGDATEVTLRFDNTLQTAADNFSNAFIKKKGVDITVTPGDPVIPEPTSAALLALGALACGFRRR from the coding sequence ATGATGAATCTTAAGACGCACACCCTTTGTTGGGCCCTGCTTGTCGCCACCGCAGCGGTCGGTGAAGCGGCAACGATGAACTGGGGCGATAAGACGACCGCGGGCAGCGATGTGGTCTTCTTGCAAGTCACCGAAGACAACGACGAACCATCGACGGTCTTCGCCCCGGCGGCCACCGGCCCGTCGGTTTCGGGCAACATGCTCGTCTTCAATCCAGTCAACTTCCAGTCGCAAGCCAATAACGGCGCCGACTTGATCGACAGCACACTCAGCACCACGATCCAGGCCAAGCCGGGCGCGACGATCGACTCGATCAGCGTCGATGAGTTCGGCGACTACACCCTCGGCGGTCTGAGCGGCTATGACGCTCTCGCCTCGGTTGGCGCGGCGTTCTTCTGGCGTGTGACAGAAGTGGACGGCGCCCCGGTTTCCTTGTCGACTCAAGTCGCTTCGATGACCTTCACCGGCGGCGGCATGTACGAGCGGCCGGCGGACGACGGCACCGCGGTCCCCTGGACCGGCAACGTGGTCCTCGACGTCGCGGCCTACCTGCTCAGCCAGGGCATCAGCGGCGACGCGACAGAAGTCACGTTGCGTTTCGACAACACACTCCAGACCGCAGCCGACAACTTCAGCAACGCGTTCATCAAGAAGAAGGGCGTCGATATCACCGTCACGCCCGGAGACCCCGTGATCCCCGAGCCGACCTCGGCCGCCCTGCTGGCCCTGGGCGCTCTGGCGTGCGGGTTCCGTCGTCGCTGA
- a CDS encoding S1C family serine protease encodes MNGMQIAIVLLSIASPLVAAERQVDPVAAAQLAVAKLYGAGQIAGLEGYQSGFYVEGEPALVVTVDSAALDGVTVSIVDAYGERYEGRLVGRDAASGLVLVECPAGVEPPSTFSLTSNAELSLSQRLWALSNCFNIAAGDEPVTLQRARLAAIASMPTSVDEGRPTVGAPAAGSPVLVLSAVTSNPGAGGGVVIDEAGRLVGVLGAECRSPVTGAWLNYALPADAVDAAIARIRDRTNAATADRMAAPHPNRALRRAGLGLIAAITKRSPAYIERVVEGSPAARAGLEPDDLIVAINGATVGTVEAAASAIERGLTRDAAVEITVLREERLVTLNLRGDAP; translated from the coding sequence ATGAACGGAATGCAGATCGCTATCGTTCTCTTGTCAATCGCTTCGCCGCTTGTCGCCGCCGAGCGTCAAGTCGATCCTGTCGCGGCGGCGCAGCTCGCGGTCGCGAAGCTGTACGGCGCCGGCCAGATCGCTGGCCTGGAAGGGTATCAGTCGGGATTCTACGTCGAAGGCGAGCCCGCGCTGGTGGTGACGGTCGATAGCGCGGCGCTGGATGGCGTCACGGTGTCGATCGTGGACGCCTATGGTGAACGCTACGAGGGGCGTCTCGTCGGCCGCGACGCGGCGAGCGGGCTGGTGCTAGTCGAGTGTCCGGCCGGCGTTGAACCGCCATCGACCTTTTCGCTTACGAGCAACGCCGAACTGAGTCTCTCACAGCGGCTATGGGCCCTGTCGAACTGCTTCAACATCGCGGCGGGCGACGAGCCGGTGACGTTGCAACGAGCGCGGCTGGCGGCGATCGCTTCGATGCCGACCTCGGTTGACGAGGGACGCCCCACCGTTGGGGCGCCCGCAGCGGGCTCGCCGGTGCTGGTGCTGTCGGCGGTGACGAGCAACCCCGGCGCGGGCGGCGGCGTGGTGATCGACGAGGCGGGGCGACTCGTCGGCGTGCTCGGCGCCGAGTGCCGTTCGCCGGTGACCGGCGCGTGGCTCAACTACGCCCTACCGGCGGACGCGGTCGACGCGGCCATCGCTCGCATCCGCGATCGAACCAATGCGGCAACGGCTGACCGGATGGCGGCGCCACATCCGAATCGTGCGCTGCGGCGTGCCGGTCTGGGGCTGATCGCTGCAATTACCAAGAGGTCGCCCGCCTACATCGAGAGGGTGGTCGAGGGCAGCCCCGCCGCTCGTGCCGGGTTGGAGCCCGACGACCTCATTGTCGCCATCAATGGCGCCACGGTGGGGACCGTCGAGGCCGCCGCATCGGCCATCGAACGCGGGCTGACGCGCGACGCCGCGGTGGAGATCACGGTGCTTCGCGAAGAGCGGTTGGTGACACTGAACCTGCGAGGCGACGCCCCATGA
- a CDS encoding S1C family serine protease, whose amino-acid sequence MSHGLAIALLLSLAGAALAQAPLVLAPEVIAAEEARIAVIEKLSRSTVAIFESTGTNGGSGVVISGDGLVVTNFHVTAPCGAQMLVGMSDGSLHEAVLLGLDPTGDIALVQLLGDGPFPAAEIGDSDLVRVADTAIVAGNPFLVAEDFTPTITVGVISGVHRYQFPAGSILEYADCLQTDAAINPGNSGGPLFDGAGRLIGINGRGSFEKRGRVNVGVGYAVSINQVMRFVSHLKTGRIVDHATLGATVVTRSGPQAIVRAIERSSDAYRRGLRPGDELVSLDGRDTPTANAFLNAIGVLPAGWRAELVYRRDGRLDRRSVRLGALHSPGELEQVVEGDQPESPAAPVDLPKGLYEAKPGYSNFAATQRETDRLLALCDSGDAAPVRRRAYESDKDEVVTLEVSTSGAAWLSKSGEYRCDATRELASQAAPPEAPAMLGALWVWSRLVAGEAGVLDEVEAFGRLPWRAGEGAHDVLVANHRGLRVEVYFDATSGAALGIEASRDAAEDAVRIEFGAGDSDAIALPRELSIRYGDRTIAELVGSATSDEERQ is encoded by the coding sequence ATGAGCCACGGCCTCGCCATCGCCCTGTTGCTGTCGCTCGCCGGCGCCGCTTTGGCGCAGGCTCCGCTCGTGCTAGCGCCCGAGGTCATCGCCGCCGAAGAAGCCCGCATCGCCGTGATCGAGAAGCTCAGCCGCTCGACCGTGGCGATCTTCGAATCAACCGGCACGAACGGCGGCTCCGGGGTCGTGATCTCGGGCGACGGCCTCGTGGTCACGAACTTCCACGTCACCGCCCCCTGCGGCGCGCAGATGCTCGTCGGCATGAGCGACGGCTCACTACACGAAGCGGTGCTGCTCGGGCTCGATCCAACCGGCGACATCGCACTGGTGCAGCTGCTTGGCGACGGTCCGTTCCCCGCGGCGGAGATCGGCGACAGCGACCTCGTGCGGGTAGCGGACACGGCGATCGTGGCTGGCAACCCGTTCCTCGTCGCCGAGGACTTTACGCCGACGATCACCGTGGGCGTGATCTCGGGCGTTCATCGCTACCAGTTCCCCGCCGGTTCGATCCTCGAGTACGCCGACTGCCTACAGACCGACGCCGCGATCAACCCGGGTAACTCGGGCGGCCCGCTGTTCGACGGCGCGGGGCGGCTCATCGGCATCAATGGTCGTGGCTCGTTCGAGAAACGCGGCCGCGTCAATGTGGGCGTTGGTTACGCGGTCTCGATCAACCAAGTGATGCGGTTCGTGTCGCACCTGAAGACGGGCCGCATCGTCGATCACGCCACGCTCGGCGCCACGGTCGTCACGCGGAGCGGGCCGCAGGCGATCGTGCGGGCGATCGAACGTTCCAGCGACGCCTACCGCCGGGGCTTGCGTCCGGGCGACGAGCTCGTCTCGCTCGATGGCCGCGACACGCCGACCGCCAACGCGTTCTTGAACGCGATCGGCGTGTTGCCGGCGGGTTGGCGTGCGGAGTTGGTTTACCGGCGAGACGGTCGCCTCGATCGCCGCTCGGTGCGTCTCGGGGCGCTGCATTCGCCGGGTGAACTCGAGCAAGTCGTTGAGGGCGACCAACCCGAATCGCCCGCGGCGCCGGTCGACCTACCGAAAGGTTTGTACGAAGCGAAGCCTGGTTACTCGAACTTCGCCGCGACGCAGCGGGAGACGGATCGCTTGCTCGCGCTGTGCGACAGCGGGGACGCGGCACCCGTTCGTCGCAGGGCCTACGAGAGTGACAAAGACGAAGTCGTCACACTCGAAGTTTCGACGAGTGGCGCCGCCTGGCTATCGAAGTCGGGCGAGTACCGCTGCGACGCGACCCGTGAGCTCGCTTCACAAGCGGCGCCGCCCGAAGCGCCGGCGATGCTCGGCGCGCTGTGGGTTTGGAGTCGACTTGTGGCGGGCGAAGCCGGCGTGCTCGACGAAGTTGAAGCCTTCGGTCGATTGCCCTGGCGGGCCGGCGAGGGGGCTCACGACGTCCTCGTAGCGAACCACCGCGGCCTGCGGGTCGAGGTCTACTTCGACGCGACCAGCGGCGCGGCCTTGGGGATCGAAGCCTCGCGCGACGCCGCCGAAGACGCCGTCCGCATCGAGTTCGGCGCGGGCGATAGCGACGCGATTGCATTGCCTAGGGAGCTGAGCATCCGTTATGGCGATCGGACGATCGCCGAGCTTGTCGGCTCTGCGACCAGCGACGAGGAACGCCAATGA
- a CDS encoding S1C family serine protease has translation MNQATRYSGPRGLLVALLATSAVFVGGGVVAAASNTPERAIDAAIERAVEQVAPRVVQLRYFGGGADSLGVAAAPVTGYALEEPWVITSTYGLRQDPAGVLCHFADGSQTQARVVARDHNRQLALISVGEAADSDPPKLRGRAARVGETAIALGRVYDADSVNVTVGVVSATERLGSRAVQTDALVSPVNYGGPLIGLDGQLLGVITPLGPPGQSGVGLYDSGVGFAAAYEAVAPRLATLASGRDLHPGWLGVTLPNDDPLRAAPKLKRVTQDGPADTAGLAAGDTITAVNGAAIGSVWDLRRQMSGLDADAEVEFRVRQDDAASEQIRVVHLAIKPAEDESKDPYHPDETKKPDEP, from the coding sequence ATGAATCAGGCAACCCGATACAGCGGTCCACGCGGTTTGCTTGTCGCGTTGTTGGCCACGTCCGCGGTGTTTGTCGGCGGGGGAGTCGTCGCGGCGGCATCGAATACGCCCGAACGCGCCATCGACGCGGCGATCGAGCGGGCGGTTGAACAAGTCGCGCCGCGTGTCGTGCAGCTACGCTACTTCGGCGGCGGTGCGGACTCGCTTGGCGTCGCCGCGGCGCCGGTCACGGGGTACGCTCTGGAGGAGCCTTGGGTCATTACGAGCACTTACGGTCTGCGACAAGACCCGGCCGGCGTTCTCTGTCACTTCGCGGATGGTTCGCAGACGCAGGCTCGCGTCGTCGCGCGGGACCATAACCGGCAGCTCGCCCTGATTAGCGTCGGCGAGGCCGCCGATAGCGATCCACCAAAGTTAAGGGGCCGTGCGGCGCGCGTCGGCGAGACCGCCATTGCCTTGGGCCGTGTTTACGACGCCGATTCCGTGAACGTCACGGTGGGGGTCGTCAGCGCGACCGAACGCCTTGGGTCACGCGCCGTTCAGACCGACGCCCTGGTTTCACCGGTCAATTATGGCGGACCGCTGATCGGTCTCGATGGGCAGCTGTTGGGCGTGATCACCCCTTTGGGGCCGCCGGGGCAGAGCGGCGTTGGCCTCTACGACTCGGGCGTCGGCTTCGCGGCGGCGTACGAGGCGGTCGCCCCGCGGCTAGCGACGCTCGCCTCGGGCCGTGACCTGCACCCCGGGTGGCTCGGCGTGACGCTGCCAAACGACGACCCGCTTCGGGCCGCGCCCAAGCTGAAACGTGTCACCCAAGACGGCCCCGCCGACACGGCGGGGCTCGCCGCGGGTGACACAATAACGGCGGTCAACGGCGCGGCGATCGGCTCCGTCTGGGACCTGCGACGGCAGATGTCGGGGCTCGACGCCGATGCAGAAGTTGAGTTCAGGGTTCGACAAGACGACGCTGCATCGGAGCAAATCCGCGTCGTTCACTTGGCGATCAAGCCCGCCGAGGACGAGTCGAAAGACCCCTACCATCCCGACGAAACGAAGAAACCCGACGAGCCGTGA
- a CDS encoding NPCBM/NEW2 domain-containing protein yields the protein MPTPTRRRAALVWLSVCAIAAVMGPASAAPLVTIETTGDEVVGRLESLDSRGVRLAENGGSQLASRDVLKVVFEESPQSPSSEAAVGKVELVDGSGFAYIGVEFDGETVRFSLRGEARIDAPVASIASWRLGGSDALELANGGGASDVLVVKRRDGGYAPVEGVVIELSREGVRFALEADDGAEPVHAAWSRIGAIRFYRANDRQERERPVVVTLTDGGLIAAEEVAYRDGMLRLPHGSAPIEAVASIDLSGGRVVSVDELKVLGDEYVAYFQEEAAPTKGYTFNRSLLGGPLALRYPDRRAPGAWPELSVERQFGRGVALRSRGELRLELPSSAQRLRGVVGLDPDAALAGSAEVRIVADGKTLWSGAVDGGSAPAVIDQPLVTAKTLTLQVDYGDNLDAGDFVNFCDLRVIR from the coding sequence ATGCCGACGCCGACCCGCCGCCGCGCCGCGCTCGTTTGGCTCTCGGTCTGCGCGATCGCTGCGGTGATGGGACCGGCGTCGGCGGCCCCGCTGGTGACGATCGAAACAACCGGCGACGAGGTGGTGGGCCGGCTCGAGTCGCTCGACTCGCGCGGCGTCCGCCTAGCGGAGAACGGCGGCTCGCAGCTCGCCAGCCGCGACGTGCTCAAGGTTGTCTTCGAGGAGTCGCCGCAATCGCCCTCGAGTGAAGCCGCCGTTGGCAAAGTGGAACTCGTTGACGGTTCGGGGTTCGCTTACATCGGCGTTGAGTTCGATGGCGAGACCGTACGGTTTTCCTTGAGGGGCGAAGCGCGAATCGATGCGCCGGTGGCGAGCATCGCATCGTGGCGTCTCGGCGGCAGCGACGCGCTAGAACTTGCCAACGGCGGCGGCGCGAGCGACGTGCTTGTCGTCAAGCGTCGCGACGGGGGCTACGCCCCGGTAGAGGGCGTGGTTATCGAGTTGAGTCGCGAAGGGGTCCGCTTCGCGCTGGAGGCCGACGACGGCGCCGAACCGGTCCACGCCGCTTGGTCGCGGATCGGCGCCATCCGCTTCTATCGCGCCAACGATAGGCAAGAGCGTGAGCGGCCGGTGGTTGTGACGCTGACCGATGGCGGGCTGATCGCCGCCGAAGAGGTCGCCTATCGCGACGGGATGCTACGTCTGCCGCATGGATCGGCGCCCATTGAGGCGGTCGCCTCGATCGACCTGTCGGGCGGACGCGTCGTCTCGGTCGATGAATTGAAGGTGCTCGGCGACGAATACGTCGCGTACTTCCAAGAAGAAGCCGCGCCGACAAAAGGCTACACGTTCAATCGATCGCTGCTCGGCGGCCCGCTGGCGCTGCGTTACCCCGATCGCCGGGCGCCGGGCGCTTGGCCGGAGCTATCGGTAGAGCGGCAGTTCGGCCGCGGCGTCGCCCTGCGGAGTCGCGGTGAGCTACGCTTGGAACTGCCGAGTAGCGCGCAGCGGTTGCGGGGCGTTGTCGGGCTCGACCCTGACGCGGCGCTCGCGGGGTCGGCCGAGGTGCGGATCGTCGCCGATGGCAAGACGCTGTGGTCCGGCGCCGTCGATGGTGGGTCGGCGCCGGCGGTCATCGACCAGCCGCTCGTCACGGCGAAGACGCTGACCCTCCAAGTCGATTATGGCGACAACCTCGATGCGGGCGACTTCGTCAACTTCTGTGACCTGAGGGTGATCCGATGA
- a CDS encoding amino acid kinase family protein, with translation MNGRVVIKVGGSLLAEPGVMRRVADWLAMTARPGQMRMLIAGGGESVEAIRRIDAANPLSPAAGHWAAVAVMDANALLLADWLPNFEIRDQYPVVAGDYLLQCGRLLREVEPHADGERLHIGWETTSDAIAARIAVLWDADLMLLKHSLLATYDELPIAAADGVIDRETPRVGASVASTQLFGVVNPGLALRPS, from the coding sequence ATGAACGGCCGTGTCGTCATCAAGGTGGGCGGCAGCCTGCTAGCGGAACCAGGCGTCATGCGCCGGGTGGCTGACTGGCTAGCAATGACAGCGAGGCCCGGCCAGATGCGGATGCTGATTGCCGGCGGGGGTGAATCGGTCGAGGCGATCCGCCGGATCGACGCCGCCAATCCGTTGTCGCCCGCGGCCGGTCACTGGGCCGCGGTCGCCGTCATGGACGCCAACGCCCTCCTGCTAGCCGACTGGCTGCCGAATTTCGAGATTCGGGACCAGTACCCAGTCGTGGCGGGAGACTACCTCCTGCAATGCGGACGGCTGCTCCGTGAAGTCGAGCCACACGCCGACGGCGAGCGCCTCCACATCGGTTGGGAGACGACGAGCGACGCGATCGCCGCCCGCATCGCGGTCCTCTGGGACGCCGACCTCATGCTGCTAAAGCATTCACTGCTAGCAACTTACGACGAGCTACCAATAGCCGCTGCTGACGGCGTGATCGATCGTGAGACGCCGAGAGTCGGGGCTTCGGTAGCGTCGACCCAGCTGTTCGGGGTCGTCAATCCCGGGCTAGCGCTTCGCCCGTCGTGA